One genomic segment of Clavelina lepadiformis chromosome 3, kaClaLepa1.1, whole genome shotgun sequence includes these proteins:
- the LOC143449833 gene encoding microfibril-associated glycoprotein 4-like — translation MMTYSEERRQVLTTDCNNDVINSTMQKGDKGDVGRSGKSGIPGAQGDPGSKGERGGVGEKGMQGESCALGSLGTDIITRLAKLEEFLTPRSCATSLRDGPQRLTSGVEVYCEDGWTIFQRRIDGSVNFSQPWDDYANGFGQIDGEFWLGLDNIHEMTRGGRCRFKIELWDFHGNQRHADYSSFSIESAENLYRLRVSGYSRNAGDSLTSYNNGQSFSTDDSDNDSFIGRNCATINGGSQGWWFNKCGYSFLNGVWMRQSSGSGHGIIWRDWKGWNEPLKETKMKLRCD, via the exons ATGATGACGTACTCGGAAGAACGTCGTCAAGTCCTTACCACTGACTgtaacaatgacgtcatcaactcCACCATGCAGAAAGGAGACAAAGGTGATGTCGGCAGATCCGGGAAATCCGGAATTCCAGGAGCTCAGGGGGATCCAGGATCGAAAGGAGAACGCGGAGGAGTTGGAGAGAAGGGGATGCAAGGAGAATCGTGCGCCCTGGGGTCGCTAGGGACCGACATAATAACCAGACTTGCAA AGTTAGAAGAGTTTCTCACTCCTCGGTCATGTGCTACGTCACTACGCGACGGTCCACAACGATTGACGAGTGGTGTTGAAGTTTACTGCGAGGATGGATGGACC ATTTTCCAACGAAGAATTGACGGAAGTGTTAATTTTAGTCAACCATGGGACGACTACGCGAACGGTTTTGGCCAGATTGATGGAGAATTTTGGCTTG GACTCGACAACATCCACGAGATGACGCGTGGAGGAAGATGCAGATTCAAGATAGAGCTGTGGGATTTCCATGGAAACCAACGTCACGCCGATTATAG ctcGTTTTCGATCGAATCTGCTGAAAATTTATATCGGCTTCGTGTTTCCGGATACAGCAGAAATGCAGGAGACAGTTTAACATCATATAACAATGGTCAATCATTCTCGACAGATGATAGCGATAACGATTCCTTTAT TGGTAGAAACTGCGCAACTATCAATGGAGGATCTCAGGGATGGTGGTTTAATAAGTGCGGCTATTCATTCCTCAATGGAGTCTGGATGCGTCAATCAAGTGGAAGTGGGCATGGAATTATTTGGCGTGATTGGAAAGGATGGAATGAACCtcttaaagaaactaaaatgaaacttcgtTGCGACTGA